The Larus michahellis chromosome 16, bLarMic1.1, whole genome shotgun sequence genome has a segment encoding these proteins:
- the AGTRAP gene encoding type-1 angiotensin II receptor-associated protein isoform X1 — protein MELPAVNLKAIILVHWLLTVWGCMNYMFPASYAWGNFSVLAVGIWAIVQRDSLDAIMMFLTGLLLTVLTDIIHISVFYPPNNYLTDEKRFSAGMAIFSLLLKPVSCYLVYRMYRERGGEYTFNIDLESSFDSHYAHNGIARAGRDRSTYEPIDQQDPPPQWPNSSKTAQQPY, from the exons ATGGAGCTGCCTGCCGTCAACCTCAAG gccATCATTCTGGTACACTGGCTGCTCACGGTGTG GGGATGCATGAATTACATGTTTCCAGCCTCCTATGCCTGGGGAAATTTCAGTGTCCTTGCAGTGGGGATCTGGGCCATTGTGCAGCGAGATTCCCTGGATGCCATCATGATG TTCCTGACTGGCCTGCTGCTCACAGTCCTCACAGACATCATTCACATCTCTGTCTTCTACCCTCCAAACAACTATCTCACTGATGAGAAGCGTTTCAGTGCAGGCATGGCCATCTTCAGCCTCCTCCTCAAACCTGTGTCCTGCTACTTGGTGTATCGAATGTATCGGGAGCGTGGAGGAGAGTACACCTTTAACATAG ACCTGGAGTCCTCGTTTGACAGCCATTATGCTCACAATG GTATTGCCCGTGCAGGCCGTGATCGCAGCACCTATGAGCCAATTGATCAGCAGGATCCCCCTCCACAGTGGCCTAACTCAAGCAAGACAGCACAGCAGCCATACTGA
- the AGTRAP gene encoding type-1 angiotensin II receptor-associated protein isoform X2, with amino-acid sequence MELPAVNLKAIILVHWLLTVWGCMNYMFPASYAWGNFSVLAVGIWAIVQRDSLDAIMMFLTGLLLTVLTDIIHISVFYPPNNYLTDEKRFSAGMAIFSLLLKPVSCYLVYRMYRERGGEYTFNIGIARAGRDRSTYEPIDQQDPPPQWPNSSKTAQQPY; translated from the exons ATGGAGCTGCCTGCCGTCAACCTCAAG gccATCATTCTGGTACACTGGCTGCTCACGGTGTG GGGATGCATGAATTACATGTTTCCAGCCTCCTATGCCTGGGGAAATTTCAGTGTCCTTGCAGTGGGGATCTGGGCCATTGTGCAGCGAGATTCCCTGGATGCCATCATGATG TTCCTGACTGGCCTGCTGCTCACAGTCCTCACAGACATCATTCACATCTCTGTCTTCTACCCTCCAAACAACTATCTCACTGATGAGAAGCGTTTCAGTGCAGGCATGGCCATCTTCAGCCTCCTCCTCAAACCTGTGTCCTGCTACTTGGTGTATCGAATGTATCGGGAGCGTGGAGGAGAGTACACCTTTAACATAG GTATTGCCCGTGCAGGCCGTGATCGCAGCACCTATGAGCCAATTGATCAGCAGGATCCCCCTCCACAGTGGCCTAACTCAAGCAAGACAGCACAGCAGCCATACTGA